One window of the Zea mays cultivar B73 chromosome 3, Zm-B73-REFERENCE-NAM-5.0, whole genome shotgun sequence genome contains the following:
- the LOC100192109 gene encoding vacuolar cation/proton exchanger 1a-like isoform X1, with the protein MDRLPESTRSMRKYASEAGGLRAARQGPHGRSLTARTAHSMSTTALRTKSKSAASLLRRVPFAPLRPVLANLQEVFLGTKLAVLFPAVPLAIAAQCAHFGQVWVFSLSLLGLIPLAERVSFLTEQIAIYTGPTVGGLLNATCGNATELIIALFALMEGQIEVVKCSLLGSVLSNLLLVLGTSLFCGGVVNLGSDQPYDRTQADVSTGLLILGVLCQSLPLMLRYAVGAGEHSVAAATTVLDLSRACSVVMLLAYVAYLFFQLKTHAQLFEPQEVDDGCEAEEDEQAVIGFASGLFWLAFNTVLIAILSEYVVGTIEDITLGVALGSATQISMFVVPLSVIVAWIAGIQMDLDFKLIETGSLFVSVIVTAFTLQDGSSHYLKGILLLLCYIVIGACFFVTRQPASNNNGAGLSLPTGTLSAQAA; encoded by the exons ATGGATCGCCTGCCCGAGTCGACCCGGAGCATGAGGAAGTACGCGTCGGAGGCCGGCGGGCTGCGCGCGGCGCGGCAGGGCCCCCACGGGCGGTCGCTGACGGCGCGCACGGCGCACAGCATGTCCACGACGGCGCTGCGCACCAAGTCCAAGTCGGCCGCGTCGCTGCTGCGCAGGGTGCCCTTCGCGCCGCTCCGCCCCGTCCTCGCCAACCTGCAGGAGGTGTTCCTCGGCACCAAGCTCGCCGTGCTATTCCCCGCCGTGCCGCTCGCCATCGCCGCCCAGTGCGCGCACTTCGGCCAG GTGTGGGTGTTTTCGCTCAGCCTACTCGGCCTCATCCCCCTCGCCGAGCGTGTCAGCTTCCTCACCGA GCAGATCGCGATATACACCGGCCCCACCG TGGGCGGCCTCCTCAACGCGACGTGCGGCAACGCCACGGAGCTCATCATCGCGCTCTTCGCGCTCATGGAGGGCCAGATCGAGGTCGTCAAGTGCTCCCTCCTCGGCTCCGTCCTCTCCAACCTGCTGCTCGTGCTCGGCACGTCCCTCTTCTGCGGCGGCGTCGTCAACCTCGGCTCCGACCAGCCGTACGACAGG ACCCAAGCGGACGTCAGCACGGGCCTCCTCATCCTCGGCGTGCTGTGCCAGTCGCTGCCGCTCATGCTGCGCTACGCGGTGGGCGCCGGCGAGCACTCCGTCGCCGCGGCCACCACGGTGCTCGACCTCTCCCGCGCCTGCAGCGTCGTCATGCTGCTCGCCTACGTCGcctacctcttcttccagctcaaGACGCACGCGCAGCTGTTCGAGCCGCAGGAGGTGGACGACGGCTGCGAGGCGGAAGAGGACGAGCAGGCCGTCATCGGCTTCGCCAGCGGACTCTTCTGGCTCGCCTTCAACACCGTGCTCATCGCCATCCTGTCCGAGTACGTGGTCGGCACCATCGAG GACATTACCCTCGGAGTAGCGTTGGGGTCGGCGACCCAGATCTCCATGTTTGTG GTGCCGCTGAGTGTCATTGTAGCTTGGATCGCGGGTATTCAAATGGATCTTGACTTCAAGCTCATAGAGACCGGCTCTCTCTTCGTCTCAGTAATAGTGACAGCATTCACCCTCCAG GATGGTTCGTCACACTACCTCAAGGGGATCCTTCTGCTGCTGTGCTACATTGTGATCGGTGCATGCTTCTTTGTTACGAGGCAACCTGCAA GTAACAACAATGGCGCTGGGCTGTCGCTGCCAACTGGCACTTTGAGTGCACAAGCTGCATGA
- the LOC100192109 gene encoding Vacuolar cation/proton exchanger 1a-like, with protein MDRLPESTRSMRKYASEAGGLRAARQGPHGRSLTARTAHSMSTTALRTKSKSAASLLRRVPFAPLRPVLANLQEVFLGTKLAVLFPAVPLAIAAQCAHFGQVWVFSLSLLGLIPLAERVSFLTEQIAIYTGPTVGGLLNATCGNATELIIALFALMEGQIEVVKCSLLGSVLSNLLLVLGTSLFCGGVVNLGSDQPYDRTQADVSTGLLILGVLCQSLPLMLRYAVGAGEHSVAAATTVLDLSRACSVVMLLAYVAYLFFQLKTHAQLFEPQEVDDGCEAEEDEQAVIGFASGLFWLAFNTVLIAILSEYVVGTIEPTSKSWGLSVSFISIILLPIVGNAAEHAGAIIFALKNKLDITLGVALGSATQISMFVVPLSVIVAWIAGIQMDLDFKLIETGSLFVSVIVTAFTLQDGSSHYLKGILLLLCYIVIGACFFVTRQPASNNNGAGLSLPTGTLSAQAA; from the exons ATGGATCGCCTGCCCGAGTCGACCCGGAGCATGAGGAAGTACGCGTCGGAGGCCGGCGGGCTGCGCGCGGCGCGGCAGGGCCCCCACGGGCGGTCGCTGACGGCGCGCACGGCGCACAGCATGTCCACGACGGCGCTGCGCACCAAGTCCAAGTCGGCCGCGTCGCTGCTGCGCAGGGTGCCCTTCGCGCCGCTCCGCCCCGTCCTCGCCAACCTGCAGGAGGTGTTCCTCGGCACCAAGCTCGCCGTGCTATTCCCCGCCGTGCCGCTCGCCATCGCCGCCCAGTGCGCGCACTTCGGCCAG GTGTGGGTGTTTTCGCTCAGCCTACTCGGCCTCATCCCCCTCGCCGAGCGTGTCAGCTTCCTCACCGA GCAGATCGCGATATACACCGGCCCCACCG TGGGCGGCCTCCTCAACGCGACGTGCGGCAACGCCACGGAGCTCATCATCGCGCTCTTCGCGCTCATGGAGGGCCAGATCGAGGTCGTCAAGTGCTCCCTCCTCGGCTCCGTCCTCTCCAACCTGCTGCTCGTGCTCGGCACGTCCCTCTTCTGCGGCGGCGTCGTCAACCTCGGCTCCGACCAGCCGTACGACAGG ACCCAAGCGGACGTCAGCACGGGCCTCCTCATCCTCGGCGTGCTGTGCCAGTCGCTGCCGCTCATGCTGCGCTACGCGGTGGGCGCCGGCGAGCACTCCGTCGCCGCGGCCACCACGGTGCTCGACCTCTCCCGCGCCTGCAGCGTCGTCATGCTGCTCGCCTACGTCGcctacctcttcttccagctcaaGACGCACGCGCAGCTGTTCGAGCCGCAGGAGGTGGACGACGGCTGCGAGGCGGAAGAGGACGAGCAGGCCGTCATCGGCTTCGCCAGCGGACTCTTCTGGCTCGCCTTCAACACCGTGCTCATCGCCATCCTGTCCGAGTACGTGGTCGGCACCATCGAG CCTACCTCCAAGTCCTGGGGTTTGTCCGTCAGCTTCATCAGCATCATACTTCTACCCATCGTGGGGAACGCCGCGGAGCACGCCGGAGCAATCATTTTTGCTCTCAAGAACAAGCTG GACATTACCCTCGGAGTAGCGTTGGGGTCGGCGACCCAGATCTCCATGTTTGTG GTGCCGCTGAGTGTCATTGTAGCTTGGATCGCGGGTATTCAAATGGATCTTGACTTCAAGCTCATAGAGACCGGCTCTCTCTTCGTCTCAGTAATAGTGACAGCATTCACCCTCCAG GATGGTTCGTCACACTACCTCAAGGGGATCCTTCTGCTGCTGTGCTACATTGTGATCGGTGCATGCTTCTTTGTTACGAGGCAACCTGCAA GTAACAACAATGGCGCTGGGCTGTCGCTGCCAACTGGCACTTTGAGTGCACAAGCTGCATGA
- the LOC100285192 gene encoding uncharacterized protein LOC100285192 precursor: MATAVSCPYSSSRAGAPALLLVALLLAAASWTTTAAAKNDTQRFRPGDELRRYRRVQALLKRLNKPALRSIQSPDGDLIDCVPAHLQPAFDHPRLRGQRPLVAGPPPARPKGNRLRDPIRNDTAEAAGVQQLWAASGESCPEGSVPIRRVTESDVLRASSVRRFGRAPAGRVRRDSVSGGHEHAVGYVAGDEYYGAKASINVWAPQVSTASEFSLSQIWVIAGSFGNDLNTIEAGWQVSPELYGDNAPRFFTYWTTDAYQTTGCYNLLCSGFIQTNSRIAMGAAISPTSAYNAGQFDISLLVWKDPNHGNWWLEFGSGELVGYWPSLLFSHLASHASMVQFGGEVVNTRASGSHTATQMGSGHFAGEGFGRASYFRNLEVVDWDNSLVPLAAGFHVTADHPSCYDIQGGVNAVWGNYFYYGGPGRNVRCT, encoded by the exons ATGGCGACGGCGGTCTCCTGTCCCTACTCCTCGTCTCGCGCCGGCGCCCCTGCACTGCTGCTCGTCGCGCTTCTTCTTGCCGCCGCCAGCTGGACGACCACCGCCGCGGCGAAGAACGACACGCAGAGGTTCCGGCCCGGCGACGAGCTCCGGCGGTACCGGAGGGTGCAGGCGCTGCTCAAGAGGCTCAACAAGCCGGCGCTGCGGAGCATCCAG AGCCCCGACGGCGACCTCATCGACTGCGTGCCGGCGCACCTGCAGCCGGCCTTCGACCACCCGAGGCTGCGAGGCCAGAGGCCACTGGTGGCGGGCCCGCCGCCGGCGAGGCCCAAGGGGAATCGCCTCCGCGACCCGATAAGGAATGACACCGCGGAGGCCGCCGGCGTCCAGCAGCTGTGGGCGGCGTCCGGGGAGTCGTGCCCGGAGGGGTCCGTGCCCATCAGGCGTGTCACGGAGTCGGACGTGCTCCGCGCCAGCTCCGTCAGGCGGTTCGGGAGGGCGCCCGCGGGCAGGGTGCGGCGCGACTCCGTCTCCGGCGGCCACGAG CACGCGGTGGGGTACGTGGCCGGCGACGAGTACTACGGCGCGAAGGCGAGCATCAACGTGTGGGCGCCGCAGGTGAGCACGGCGTCGGAGTTCAGCCTGTCGCAGATCTGGGTCATCGCCGGCTCCTTCGGCAACGACCTCAACACCATCGAGGCCGGCTGGCAGGTCAGCCCGGAGCTGTACGGGGACAACGCGCCGAGGTTCTTCACCTACTGGacg ACGGACGCTTACCAGACCACCGGATGCTACAACCTCCTCTGCTCCGGCTTCATCCAGACCAACAGCCGCATCGCCATGGGCGCCGCCATCTCGCCCACCTCCGCCTACAACGCCGGCCAGTTCGACATCAGCCTGCTCGTCTGGAAG GACCCGAACCACGGCAACTGGTGGCTGGAGTTCGGCTCCGGCGAGCTGGTGGGGTACTGGCCGTCGCTGCTGTTCAGCCACCTGGCGTCGCACGCGAGCATGGTGCAGTTCGGCGGCGAGGTGGTGAACACGCGCGCGTCGGGGTCGCACACGGCCACGCAGATGGGCAGCGGACACTTCGCCGGGGAAGGCTTCGGCCGGGCCTCCTACTTCCGGAACCTGGAGGTGGTGGACTGGGACAACAGCCTGGTGCCGCTCGCCGCCGGCTTCCACGTCACCGCCGACCACCCCAGCTGCTACGACATCCAGGGCGGCGTCAACGCCGTCTGGGGGAACTACTTCTACTACGGCGGGCCGGGCAGGAACGTCAGGTGCACCTAG